In Mycolicibacterium gilvum, one DNA window encodes the following:
- a CDS encoding ParA family protein, whose product MTTNIAVCHSRKGGVGKSFLAYELAYLLDAVLVDLEHDGGGVTAKWGYRPQDHPRSRLLDALEAGAVAPRPLRGFKKPDLIPGHPDLYDHQPDADTMADALTKWASEWGKPWIVVDTHPGASPAAHGALAVANIVLAPTALRTAELDATAELVNEAADYPLVIVPNFVPTTPPAAEIQRLRTIIADTPVQVAPPIPTALHVGTRKKRIAITAEAPPARSLQKVAAALTDLSTFVKEYVNG is encoded by the coding sequence GTGACAACCAACATTGCTGTCTGCCACTCCCGCAAGGGTGGAGTGGGCAAGTCTTTCCTGGCCTACGAACTGGCCTATCTACTTGATGCGGTTCTCGTCGATCTCGAACACGACGGGGGAGGCGTGACAGCCAAGTGGGGGTATCGCCCCCAAGATCACCCACGATCAAGACTTCTGGATGCACTGGAAGCGGGTGCCGTCGCGCCGCGACCGCTGCGCGGATTCAAGAAACCCGACCTCATCCCCGGTCATCCCGATCTCTATGACCACCAGCCCGACGCCGACACCATGGCCGATGCCCTCACAAAGTGGGCATCCGAATGGGGCAAACCGTGGATCGTGGTCGACACCCATCCCGGCGCCAGCCCAGCTGCCCACGGCGCGCTGGCTGTGGCCAACATCGTGCTGGCTCCGACCGCGCTACGCACCGCCGAACTCGACGCCACCGCCGAGCTGGTCAATGAGGCGGCCGACTACCCGCTCGTCATCGTGCCCAACTTCGTACCAACGACACCACCGGCCGCCGAGATTCAGCGACTGCGCACCATCATCGCCGACACACCCGTGCAGGTCGCTCCACCGATACCCACCGCACTGCACGTAGGGACACGAAAAAAGCGCATCGCCATCACCGCCGAAGCGCCACCCGCGAGATCTCTACAGAAAGTCGCGGCCGCGCTCACCGACCTCAGCACCTTCGTGAAGGAGTACGTCAATGGCTGA
- a CDS encoding TerD family protein, which produces MSTQLSKGQNGPVTAADLVASVQLAAPADLSALLVTDNGNVRTDADFVFFNQPTGPGVRLVAGATGQPASLAVALNAVPTDIARVRVVITLDDPNSTFGATAAPVARVSDTTGHILYEYRIDGLTSESIVIALELYRRNGAWKVRAVGQGYAGGFAALVTDHGVSVDDAPAPPPPPPPAGRPTLPPPPPASSPPTGGEISLVKGRTVNLAKGQRVSLRKDGGVALTRVRMGLGWDPLKRGIFGGRASNIDLDASAVLFTGQELIDICYFRQLKSKDGSIKHHGDNLTGEGDGDDETISVDLSRVPTHITSVLFIVTSYRGHTFDQLSNAFCRLVDATSKAELARYTLQGSGMRYTGMVMAKIFRLGGEWKLQAIGEGMQAKHPGQAAPQLSRFL; this is translated from the coding sequence GTGAGTACGCAACTGAGTAAAGGGCAGAATGGGCCGGTGACCGCTGCCGACCTGGTGGCGTCAGTACAGCTCGCGGCGCCGGCTGACCTGTCGGCTCTGCTGGTGACCGACAACGGGAACGTACGCACGGACGCAGACTTTGTGTTCTTTAATCAGCCCACTGGCCCCGGGGTGAGACTGGTTGCCGGGGCCACCGGCCAACCCGCCAGCCTCGCAGTCGCACTCAACGCCGTCCCCACTGACATTGCCCGAGTCCGCGTGGTCATCACACTTGATGATCCGAACTCTACCTTTGGAGCGACAGCCGCACCCGTAGCCCGGGTATCCGACACCACCGGCCACATCCTTTACGAGTACCGCATCGACGGTCTCACCAGCGAATCGATCGTCATTGCGCTCGAGCTTTATCGCCGCAACGGAGCCTGGAAGGTGCGGGCCGTCGGCCAAGGCTACGCCGGCGGATTCGCTGCTCTGGTAACCGACCACGGTGTCAGCGTCGATGATGCCCCGGCACCACCACCACCTCCCCCGCCGGCAGGACGCCCGACATTACCTCCGCCACCGCCGGCTTCCTCACCGCCGACCGGTGGTGAAATCAGTCTGGTCAAAGGTCGAACCGTGAACCTCGCCAAGGGGCAACGTGTTTCTTTGCGCAAGGACGGCGGTGTCGCCCTGACACGAGTTCGTATGGGGTTGGGATGGGATCCGCTCAAACGCGGCATTTTCGGGGGCCGGGCGTCGAACATCGATCTCGACGCTTCAGCAGTGCTGTTCACCGGTCAGGAGCTGATCGACATCTGCTATTTCCGGCAGCTGAAGTCCAAAGACGGATCAATCAAGCATCACGGAGACAACCTCACCGGCGAGGGTGACGGGGATGACGAGACCATCTCCGTCGATTTGAGCCGAGTCCCCACTCACATCACCTCAGTGCTGTTCATTGTGACGTCCTACCGTGGCCACACCTTCGATCAACTCAGCAACGCATTCTGTCGCCTCGTCGATGCGACGTCGAAGGCTGAACTGGCTCGCTATACCTTGCAAGGCAGCGGCATGCGCTATACCGGCATGGTGATGGCCAAGATCTTCCGGTTGGGCGGCGAGTGGAAGTTACAAGCAATCGGGGAGGGAATGCAGGCCAAGCACCCCGGGCAAGCCGCTCCGCAACTCTCACGGTTCCTGTGA
- the mobF gene encoding MobF family relaxase: MLTIAKLSRWSVNYYNDTARAVGQAVKDAQSAGGGLAEYYAERDTRTPVWTCAGDTGAAAELVGLADGSRAGGDADPDVVARWLDEGVAPSGECGRAHGSGGVHGFDLTFCAPKSVSLVRAFGGDVADKAVAAAHATAIAEALEYLAAHAGYTRVHNPITGEKDLQKLPGLVAAAYQHETSRAGDPHLHTHVLVPNRQARRDGRLVSLDGTSLFHEARAAGIIYQATLRYELHRLAGVEWGPVDLRTGMAEIAGVDPKNLAAWSTRSTQLREWAANNLTVIDPAEGLSQAQLAAAQKATRPHKPEQLAWSELRAGWLADGRGFGIDRAAQREARSARERAASRAGVRVERTGVAVDRRAVAAMAARADKAALTRADLVEVIGAQLPVLTDDGAAAAAGGGSITGAGVRMPRQVIEECVDAVGMRLSGPRLAHQREGSERFTVDRILAEEVAVLDLVDARDSRAAVWVRDHRDLQATPWSAGGAALSDEQARVVRNIAISPWLVQPLSAPAGAGKTTSLRTLRRVAKTRHSARVIVMAPTGKAVDVALGEGAGDTGYTIASALQQLAEGSLSLTHHDLVVVDEAGMVGTDDLRRLLSATTAAGAKTVLVGDAHQLAPVKARGGMFAQLCEDLPWTQRLTEVWRMRDPAERSASLALRDGGPAPVRRAVGWYRDHDRLHTGDPIAMAADAFEAWRTDHAAGIDSLLVADTVEMTDALNRRIHDDVTAADEPTVPAARGQQVARGEVIITRRNDPAIEVYDAHDVKQRLTEAPVRNGQRWQVIGVDPDHQRIAARRIGDGARAVFAGAYLTEHVTHGYAVTVHSAQGVTAETTHAMLGENASRNLLYVAMTRGRAANYAYLYQRTTGEADHQHATPETGVHVAHRGTSAQAARLVREVIGRDEPARTAHQSAADTPAELLPDRVASLLARRDRNVLQRRTVHQKTHRALDDRARGADRSREQQRHRDQGYDLSL, from the coding sequence GTGTTGACGATTGCGAAGTTGTCGCGGTGGTCGGTGAACTATTACAACGACACCGCCCGGGCGGTCGGGCAGGCCGTCAAAGACGCTCAGTCTGCCGGCGGTGGGTTGGCGGAGTATTACGCCGAACGCGACACTCGCACCCCGGTGTGGACGTGTGCCGGGGACACCGGTGCGGCCGCGGAGCTGGTGGGTTTAGCGGACGGTTCGCGGGCGGGTGGAGATGCCGATCCCGACGTCGTGGCGCGCTGGCTCGATGAGGGTGTGGCGCCCTCGGGGGAGTGCGGCCGGGCGCACGGATCCGGTGGGGTGCATGGCTTTGATTTGACGTTCTGCGCCCCGAAATCGGTGTCGCTGGTGCGCGCGTTCGGCGGCGACGTCGCCGACAAAGCGGTCGCCGCGGCGCACGCCACCGCGATCGCTGAAGCGCTCGAATATTTGGCTGCGCATGCCGGATATACGCGGGTGCACAACCCGATAACCGGTGAAAAAGACCTTCAGAAATTGCCGGGGTTGGTCGCCGCGGCGTATCAGCACGAGACCTCGCGGGCGGGGGATCCGCATCTGCACACTCACGTGCTGGTCCCGAACCGTCAGGCCCGCCGTGATGGTCGGTTGGTGTCGTTGGATGGCACGTCGTTGTTCCATGAAGCTCGCGCGGCGGGCATCATCTACCAGGCCACGCTGCGTTATGAACTGCACCGTTTGGCGGGTGTGGAGTGGGGTCCGGTGGATCTGCGGACCGGGATGGCCGAGATCGCCGGCGTTGATCCGAAAAATCTTGCGGCGTGGTCGACGCGTTCGACCCAACTGCGGGAGTGGGCGGCCAACAATCTGACCGTGATTGACCCCGCCGAGGGGCTTTCGCAAGCGCAGTTGGCGGCCGCGCAGAAGGCCACCCGACCGCACAAACCTGAGCAGCTGGCGTGGTCGGAGTTGCGGGCCGGGTGGCTGGCAGACGGCAGGGGTTTCGGGATTGACCGGGCCGCGCAACGGGAGGCGCGTAGTGCCCGTGAACGTGCCGCCTCGAGAGCGGGGGTGCGTGTTGAGCGCACCGGTGTGGCGGTCGATCGGCGGGCGGTGGCGGCGATGGCCGCGCGGGCGGACAAGGCGGCGTTGACGCGCGCGGATCTGGTCGAGGTGATCGGCGCTCAACTCCCCGTGTTGACCGACGATGGCGCAGCCGCGGCGGCCGGCGGCGGATCGATCACCGGGGCGGGTGTGCGGATGCCTCGGCAGGTCATCGAGGAGTGCGTTGATGCGGTCGGGATGCGGCTGTCCGGGCCGCGGTTGGCCCATCAACGCGAAGGCTCGGAACGCTTCACCGTGGACCGGATTCTCGCTGAGGAAGTGGCGGTGCTCGACCTCGTCGACGCCCGCGATTCGCGGGCCGCGGTGTGGGTGCGCGATCACCGCGATCTGCAGGCCACGCCGTGGTCGGCGGGAGGGGCGGCGTTGTCTGATGAGCAGGCTCGGGTGGTGCGCAACATCGCCATCAGCCCGTGGTTGGTGCAGCCGTTGAGCGCGCCGGCCGGCGCCGGTAAGACCACTTCGCTGCGCACCCTGCGCCGCGTCGCGAAGACACGCCACAGTGCGCGGGTGATCGTCATGGCGCCGACCGGCAAGGCCGTCGATGTCGCCCTGGGCGAGGGCGCTGGGGACACCGGGTACACCATCGCCTCGGCCCTGCAGCAGCTCGCCGAGGGCAGTCTGTCGCTGACGCATCACGACCTCGTGGTGGTCGATGAGGCCGGGATGGTCGGTACCGATGACTTGCGCCGTTTGTTGAGCGCCACCACCGCGGCGGGCGCCAAAACCGTGCTGGTGGGCGACGCCCACCAATTGGCCCCGGTCAAGGCGCGCGGCGGGATGTTCGCCCAACTGTGCGAGGATCTGCCCTGGACCCAGCGGCTGACCGAGGTATGGCGGATGCGCGACCCGGCCGAGCGCAGCGCCTCATTGGCGCTGCGTGACGGTGGGCCGGCACCGGTGCGCCGCGCGGTGGGCTGGTACCGCGACCACGATCGGCTGCACACCGGAGACCCCATCGCGATGGCCGCCGACGCGTTCGAGGCATGGCGCACTGACCACGCCGCCGGCATCGACAGCCTGCTGGTGGCCGACACCGTGGAGATGACCGACGCCCTGAATCGGCGCATCCACGACGACGTCACCGCCGCGGACGAGCCGACAGTCCCTGCGGCACGCGGCCAGCAGGTCGCTCGTGGCGAGGTGATCATCACCCGCCGCAACGATCCCGCCATCGAGGTGTACGACGCCCACGACGTGAAACAGCGGCTCACCGAGGCGCCGGTGCGCAACGGGCAACGCTGGCAGGTCATCGGTGTCGACCCCGACCACCAGCGCATCGCCGCCCGCCGTATCGGCGACGGCGCGCGGGCAGTATTCGCCGGCGCCTACCTGACCGAACACGTCACCCACGGTTACGCGGTCACCGTGCACTCAGCCCAAGGCGTCACCGCCGAAACCACGCACGCGATGCTCGGGGAGAACGCCAGCCGCAACCTGCTCTACGTCGCCATGACCCGCGGCCGTGCAGCCAATTACGCCTACCTCTACCAACGCACCACCGGGGAAGCCGACCATCAGCACGCCACCCCCGAGACGGGAGTGCACGTCGCCCACCGCGGCACCAGTGCGCAGGCCGCCCGACTGGTGCGCGAGGTGATCGGGCGCGACGAACCCGCCCGCACCGCCCACCAGAGCGCCGCCGACACTCCCGCCGAGCTGCTGCCTGACCGCGTTGCGAGTCTGCTCGCCCGCCGCGACCGAAATGTTCTGCAACGCCGCACCGTGCACCAAAAGACTCACCGCGCCCTCGACGACCGCGCCCGCGGTGCCGATCGCTCCCGCGAGCAGCAAAGACACCGCGACCAGGGATACGACCTCAGCCTCTAG
- a CDS encoding abortive infection family protein translates to MTLRSYVDRINSSPDDAPLQVGTGKELDESAARHVLTELLGDYPVSGNFPVTLTSAFTAIGMATPTELPKLDPDPHRAVHQCLFLLATAVNRLRNDAGTGHGRPGPPRKTTELSAAEARLVARATALVAGALLDKLDGG, encoded by the coding sequence GTGACGCTGCGCAGCTACGTCGACAGAATCAACTCCAGCCCCGACGACGCCCCGCTACAGGTAGGCACGGGAAAGGAACTCGACGAATCCGCCGCCCGCCACGTTCTGACAGAACTCCTGGGTGACTACCCGGTGTCGGGCAACTTCCCGGTCACATTGACCAGTGCTTTTACCGCGATCGGCATGGCCACCCCCACGGAGCTGCCAAAGCTCGATCCCGACCCGCACCGTGCAGTGCATCAATGCCTGTTCCTACTGGCCACCGCAGTTAACCGACTCCGAAACGACGCTGGCACCGGTCACGGACGACCTGGACCACCACGCAAGACCACCGAGTTGAGCGCAGCCGAAGCCCGCCTCGTCGCTCGCGCAACCGCACTCGTCGCAGGAGCGCTGCTCGACAAACTCGACGGCGGCTGA
- a CDS encoding tellurite resistance TerB family protein, with product MGFWDQLRARTSELNDQLQVKTAQFKNKEFANGAMAMCALVAAADGSIDPTERQKTAALIMSNQSLSVFDADDLRQKFDWFCDKLNGDFDFGKVEATATIGKLKSKPEQARAVVQIGIIIGGADGSFDQYEKAAVKDVCFAVGIDPSEFDL from the coding sequence ATGGGATTCTGGGATCAATTGCGGGCGAGGACATCCGAGTTAAACGATCAGCTGCAGGTGAAGACTGCCCAGTTCAAGAACAAAGAGTTCGCTAACGGCGCAATGGCGATGTGCGCGCTGGTCGCCGCCGCCGATGGGTCGATTGATCCTACGGAACGACAGAAGACGGCGGCTTTGATTATGAGTAACCAATCGCTGTCAGTCTTCGATGCCGACGACCTGCGGCAGAAGTTCGATTGGTTCTGTGACAAGCTCAACGGCGATTTTGATTTCGGCAAAGTCGAGGCCACGGCCACGATAGGGAAGTTGAAGTCGAAACCGGAGCAGGCGCGGGCAGTCGTTCAGATCGGCATCATCATTGGCGGTGCGGACGGATCATTCGATCAGTACGAGAAGGCCGCTGTGAAAGACGTGTGTTTTGCCGTTGGTATCGACCCGTCGGAATTCGACCTCTAA
- a CDS encoding recombinase family protein, with translation MTTILGYARVSTAGQDLDGQLAALASQGVESGQVFTDKLSGAVNTDRPGLAALLHYAREGDTVVVTAIDRLGRSVAEVTRTIAELGERRILLRALREGIDTSTPTGRAVAAIMATLAELELELGRERRAASRDSRRARRLPATKPAKLTLERQQQLRRLAETGEPVHELAKAFGISRATAYRYLSAPVNDPALESRQPL, from the coding sequence GTGACAACGATCCTTGGGTATGCGCGGGTGAGCACCGCGGGCCAAGACCTCGATGGACAGCTCGCCGCGCTCGCCTCCCAGGGTGTCGAGTCCGGCCAGGTTTTCACCGACAAGCTTTCTGGTGCGGTGAACACTGACCGGCCGGGCTTGGCGGCCCTGCTGCACTACGCCCGCGAAGGTGACACCGTGGTCGTCACCGCCATCGATCGTCTCGGGCGTTCCGTCGCCGAAGTTACGCGCACCATTGCCGAACTCGGTGAACGCCGAATCCTGTTGCGCGCCTTACGCGAAGGCATAGATACCAGCACACCGACAGGCCGCGCGGTGGCCGCGATCATGGCCACCCTGGCCGAACTGGAACTCGAACTCGGCCGCGAGCGCCGCGCTGCTTCTCGTGACTCCAGGCGAGCGCGCCGCCTACCGGCCACCAAGCCCGCCAAACTGACCCTTGAGCGGCAGCAACAGCTCCGTCGTCTCGCCGAGACCGGAGAACCCGTTCACGAACTCGCTAAAGCGTTCGGCATCAGCCGAGCAACGGCATACCGGTACCTCTCCGCGCCCGTGAACGACCCAGCGCTGGAGTCGAGGCAGCCGTTATGA
- a CDS encoding phosphoribosyltransferase family protein, with translation MSSVLGKHIAADPRDVIAAGHQLGRAVASLGLGDVDVLGMAETATSLGHCVADNLDAAMYLHTTRRHAPPNMIYAEFQEGHSHATDHTLQPSSADLFAQPRPIVLVDDEISTGNTAFATVAALQQLQHRAHYVVASLVDVRNDTHRHDAAAAVSNKLRTSVHFVSLAQGDVDQPAGLIDAVCALNPPVLNTPSDRPPSTPSRLTLPWPAHVPEGGRHGFLRQDRPEFEEAVLWASEHLHSYLDPSRPVLLVGHEELMYLPLRLADQLARHGFNTRFQSTTRSPAYVHNHPEYPLGTGWTFPASEPGETSARFLYNGWQAPPHVRVQLVLLVDRIAASGDLTVGEVLAASGYDVIIAEVDGPDATTLAEIRGRQQ, from the coding sequence CCTCGGGGATGTCGACGTGCTGGGCATGGCCGAAACTGCGACCAGTCTCGGTCACTGCGTCGCCGACAACCTCGACGCGGCCATGTACCTGCACACCACCCGACGTCACGCACCGCCAAATATGATCTACGCCGAGTTTCAGGAGGGTCACTCGCACGCCACCGACCACACACTGCAACCCAGCAGCGCGGACCTTTTCGCTCAACCGCGACCCATCGTGCTTGTCGATGACGAGATTTCCACCGGAAACACCGCGTTTGCGACAGTCGCTGCACTGCAACAGCTCCAGCACCGCGCCCATTATGTCGTCGCTTCACTTGTCGATGTCCGCAACGACACACACCGGCACGACGCCGCCGCCGCCGTCAGCAACAAACTGCGCACCTCGGTGCACTTCGTCAGCCTGGCTCAAGGCGACGTCGATCAGCCGGCCGGGCTCATCGACGCCGTGTGCGCACTGAACCCACCAGTGTTGAACACCCCCTCAGACCGCCCCCCCAGCACACCGAGTCGATTAACGCTGCCGTGGCCGGCCCACGTACCCGAAGGAGGGCGGCACGGCTTCCTGCGCCAGGACCGCCCAGAGTTCGAAGAGGCCGTACTTTGGGCCTCGGAACACCTGCACTCATACCTGGACCCCAGCCGCCCAGTACTACTGGTCGGGCACGAAGAGCTCATGTATCTGCCCCTCAGGCTTGCCGATCAACTGGCTCGACACGGCTTCAACACCCGTTTCCAATCGACCACTCGATCACCGGCCTACGTGCACAACCACCCTGAGTATCCGCTGGGAACCGGATGGACATTCCCCGCCAGCGAGCCCGGCGAGACCTCGGCCCGGTTCCTCTACAACGGATGGCAAGCGCCGCCGCACGTGCGGGTACAACTCGTGCTGCTCGTCGACCGCATCGCCGCCAGCGGCGATCTCACTGTCGGCGAGGTTCTCGCAGCCTCCGGCTACGACGTCATCATCGCCGAAGTCGACGGCCCGGACGCCACCACGCTCGCCGAGATCCGCGGGCGCCAGCAGTGA
- a CDS encoding cysteine protease StiP family protein gives MKQPLTGPTFGTYAAHEVGWLLTDLSDMRLEAATADREREIQSGRAHYAESLPIEYQPDSVYLDLFDSVLRETANRLAVAVGYLTELVLAERGTDIALVSLARAGTPIGILMRRWAASQHRLTLPHYAVSIVRGRGIDTCALRYLSTHHDPARVVFVDGWTGKGAITRELSDAITEHAHRTEIVFNPDLAVLADPGHCVRTFGTRDDFLIASACLNSTVSGLVSRTVLNPRVIGPTDFHGAKFYRDLRPADMSNVFLDTVSAQFETAETQVRRMRDTGNDQHREPTWSGLTTVQRIQQQYGITTSNFVKPGIGETTRVLLRRLPWRIVVRDPDAPEHRHIRLLAEARNVPVVVDPDLAYACVGLIKEIAE, from the coding sequence GTGAAACAACCCCTCACCGGCCCGACATTTGGAACTTACGCTGCCCACGAAGTCGGATGGCTCCTCACCGACCTATCCGATATGAGGCTCGAAGCGGCGACCGCTGACCGAGAGCGCGAAATTCAAAGCGGCCGCGCCCATTACGCGGAATCGTTGCCAATCGAGTATCAGCCTGATTCCGTCTACCTGGACCTGTTCGACAGTGTGCTACGCGAAACCGCGAATCGGCTCGCGGTCGCGGTCGGCTACCTCACTGAACTCGTCCTGGCCGAACGCGGGACAGACATCGCCCTGGTATCGCTGGCCCGCGCGGGGACCCCGATCGGCATTCTCATGCGCCGCTGGGCGGCCTCTCAACACAGGCTGACGCTACCTCACTACGCCGTGTCGATTGTTCGAGGACGAGGCATCGACACCTGCGCGCTGCGCTACCTGAGCACACACCACGATCCAGCCCGAGTCGTGTTCGTCGACGGATGGACCGGCAAGGGAGCCATCACCCGGGAACTGTCAGACGCGATAACCGAACATGCTCACCGCACGGAGATCGTCTTCAATCCCGACCTCGCCGTGTTGGCCGATCCCGGCCACTGCGTCCGAACATTCGGCACCCGCGATGACTTTCTGATTGCCTCAGCCTGCTTGAATTCCACTGTGTCAGGCCTTGTCTCGCGCACGGTACTCAACCCCCGCGTCATTGGGCCCACCGATTTCCACGGAGCGAAGTTCTACCGCGATCTGCGCCCGGCCGACATGTCCAACGTGTTTCTCGATACTGTCAGCGCCCAGTTCGAGACTGCGGAAACCCAAGTCCGCCGAATGCGCGACACTGGGAATGATCAACACCGCGAACCCACCTGGTCGGGCCTGACCACAGTGCAGCGGATTCAGCAGCAGTACGGGATCACCACCAGCAACTTTGTCAAGCCGGGCATTGGGGAAACCACTCGTGTGCTGCTGCGCAGACTCCCGTGGCGCATCGTGGTACGGGATCCCGACGCCCCGGAACATCGTCACATCAGGTTGCTCGCCGAAGCGCGAAACGTCCCCGTCGTCGTCGACCCCGACCTCGCGTACGCCTGCGTGGGCCTGATCAAGGAGATCGCCGAGTGA
- a CDS encoding toxin-antitoxin system — protein MAQPHKGQREQIKVRAAASVYVRLREMAAERGTSVSQLSADLLAIAVGRPEAVRELDKEVLPLAM, from the coding sequence ATGGCCCAACCGCACAAAGGTCAGCGCGAGCAGATCAAAGTTCGTGCTGCCGCATCCGTGTATGTCCGACTGCGTGAAATGGCCGCAGAACGCGGCACCAGTGTCAGCCAACTTTCGGCCGACCTCCTAGCCATTGCGGTTGGCCGCCCTGAGGCCGTCCGTGAGCTCGATAAGGAGGTCCTGCCGCTGGCGATGTGA